One genomic window of Manihot esculenta cultivar AM560-2 chromosome 16, M.esculenta_v8, whole genome shotgun sequence includes the following:
- the LOC110603975 gene encoding linoleate 13S-lipoxygenase 3-1, chloroplastic-like isoform X1 — MARTMRAVDSFMAMDEYFSFPTLSTSGHISHFADFLFLGKKKRSQKMMRKLRTTTVASLIFYNPIVETVAEKSVKLKILAEMTLRNPEIDYWEKMLRFLDNTDSSLKGLVFQLVSTHIDPRTMQANLSNEATLELSKINKTEGKQVSYKLEFQVDSNFGVPGAITVINKYQKELFLESVTIEGIVKFACDSWVQPDKIHPEKRIFFSNKQVYLPCQTPLGLKDLRDMELKQLRGDGKGVRKLSDRIYDYDVYNDLGNPDKGVEYSRPTLGGENCPYPRRCRTGRRPNNSDDNTESPVNEELPIYVPRDEALDESKAKAVDEGKLKGLVKNVIHKLSNVATMKSDCIKDFSEVNSLYKERSLLGVQTPMENWRRLPLPSILSKIPLSITEISKFDPPKGISLSGAASCCLRDEEFGRLTLRGLNPLSIERLKVFPPVSKLNPSIYGPQESSLREEHIVGYLNGMTVQQAIEEKKLFILDYHDIYLPVLNRTNALGERKAHATRTIFFLNPLGTLKPIAFELSLPPMDKSSPSKQVVTPPVDDTSYWLWQLAKVHVCSNDAGAHQLIHHWLRVHACMEPFIIAAHRHLSVMHPIFKLLKPHMRDTLAINALARKVLVNAEGIIESYFSPGKYCLEITQSVYRDWWRFDLEGLPADLIRRGIAEPDPTQKHGLRLLIEDYPYANDGLLIWSAVETLVRTYVNYYYPEASLVQYDTELQACYNEFINVGHADVSHADWWPKLSTPEDLASFLTTIIWIVTAEHAALNYGQYHYGGFIPHRPPYMRKLVPSKGNGDFLADPQGHFLSSLPSLSETTYFMSVLDILSTHSMDEEYIGYRKDLSTWGGDPEIIEAFYKFSMEIKKIEKEIERRNADPKLSSRCGPGVAAYELLLPSSGPGVTGRGVTNSISM; from the exons ATGGCAAGAACTATGAGAGCTGTGGATTCATTCATGGCGATGGATGAATATTTTTCTTTCCCCACTTTATCAACTTCTGGTCATATTAGCCATTTTGCTGATTTTCTCTTCTTGGGTAAAAAGAAGAGAAGTCAGAAAATGATGAGAAAACTGAGAACTACAACTGTGGCTTCACTTATTTTTTACAATCCCATTGTAGAAACAGTAGCAGAGAAGTCTGTGAAGCTCAAGATCCTAGCAGAGATGACTCTGAGGAATCCTGAAATTGATTATTGGGAGAAAATGCTTCGTTTCTTAGATAACACTGACTCTAGCCTCAAGGGTCTTGTCTTCCAGCTCGTTAGCACCCACATAGATCCAA GGACAATGCAAGCAAACTTAAGCAACGAAGCTACGTTGGAATTGTCGAAAATCAATAAAACTGAAGGCAAACAAGTTTCTTACAAATTAGAATTTCAGGTTGATTCAAACTTCGGTGTACCAGGAGCTATCACAGTGATTAATAAATATCAGAAAGAGCTGTTCTTGGAAAGTGTCACCATTGAAGGAATTGTAAAGTTTGCTTGTGATTCCTGGGTTCAACCAGACAAGATTCATCCTGAGAAAAGAATCTTTTTCTCCAACAAG CAGGTTTATTTACCTTGTCAAACACCACTAGGGCTAAAAGATTTGAGAGACATGGAACTTAAGCAATTAAGAGGGGATGGAAAAGGAGTAAGGAAATTATCAGATAGAATATATGATTATGATGTATACAATGATTTAGGGAATCCTGACAAAGGAGTTGAATATTCTAGACCAACTTTAGGAGGTGAGAATTGCCCATACCCAAGACGGTGTCGTACTGGACGTCGCCCCAATAACTCAG ATGACAACACAGAGTCTCCAGTAAATGAAGAATTGCCAATATACGTTCCGCGAGACGAAGCCCTTGACGAATCGAAAGCTAAAGCAGTAGATGAAGGAAAGTTGAAAGGATTGGTGAAAAATGTGATTCATAAACTAAGTAATGTGGCGACGATGAAGAGTGATTGTATCAAGGATTTTTCAGAAGTAAATTCTCTGTATAAAGAAAGGAGTCTCTTGGGAGTACAGACACcaatggaaaattggagaaggCTTCCATTGCCATCTATTCTCAGCAAGATCCCTCTCTCCATAACTGAAATATCCAAATTTGACCCTCCAAAGGGCATTTCTC TTTCAGGGGCAGCATCTTGTTGCTTGCGAGATGAGGAGTTTGGTCGTTTGACGCTTAGAGGTTTAAACCCTTTAAGCATTGAGAGGCTCAAG GTTTTTCCTCCTGTAAGTAAACTGAATCCCTCCATCTATGGTCCACAAGAATCTTCGCTCAGAGAGGAGCACATCGTCGGTTATCTCAATGGAATGACCGTACAGCAG GCAATAGAAGAGAAAAAGCTGTTCATTCTGGACTATCATGACATCTACCTTCCAGTTTTGAATCGAACAAATGCTCTTGGCGAACGTAAAGCTCATGCAACACGTACAATATTCTTCCTGAATCCATTGGGAACGCTGAAACCTATTGCTTTTGAACTCAGCCTCCCACCGATGGATAAGAGTTCACCGTCAAAGCAAGTTGTCACCCCGCCTGTGGATGACACCAGTTACTGGCTCTGGCAACTAGCCAAAGTCCATGTTTGCTCCAACGATGCTGGTGCCCATCAACTGATTCATCACTG GTTGCGAGTTCATGCATGCATGGAGCCATTTATTATAGCTGCACACAGGCACTTAAGCGTGATGCACCCAATTTTTAAGCTTCTCAAGCCTCACATGAGAGATACATTGGCTATAAATGCACTGGCTCGTAAAGTTCTGGTTAATGCAGAAGGTATCATAGAGTCTTACTTCTCTCCAGGAAAATACTGCCTGGAGATTACTCAATCTGTATACAGAGATTGGTGGCGATTCGACTTGGAGGGCCTTCCTGCTGACCTTATTAGAAG AGGAATAGCAGAGCCTGACCCAACCCAGAAACATGGCTTGAGATTACTTATCGAAGATTACCCATATGCCAACGATGGACTTCTCATATGGTCAGCCGTTGAGACATTGGTTAGAACATATGTGAACTACTATTATCCAGAGGCAAGTTTAGTCCAATATGACACTGAGCTTCAAGCCTGCTATAATGAGTTCATCAACGTAGGCCATGCAGATGTTTCTCATGCCGATTGGTGGCCAAAACTCTCAACTCCAGAGGACCTCGCCTCCTTCCTTACTACCATTATATGGATTGTAACAGCAGAGCACGCAGCATTAAATTATGGGCAATATCATTACGGTGGATTCATCCCACATAGGCCACCATACATGAGAAAGCTGGTGCCCAGTAAAGGCAATGGTGATTTTCTTGCAGACCCACAAGGACATTTCTTGTCTTCATTGCCAAGTCTGTCTGAAACGACATATTTCATGTCTGTGCTTGATATACTGTCCACGCATTCAATGGATGAGGAATATATTGGTTATAGGAAAGATCTTTCAACATGGGGAGGTGACCCTGAGATCATTGAAGCTTTCTACAAATTCTCAATGGAGATAAAGAAGATTGAAAAAGAGATTGAAAGAAGAAACGCTGATCCGAAACTTAGCAGCCGTTGTGGGCCTGGTGTTGCAGCTTATGAACTGCTCTTACCAAGCTCAGGTCCTGGGGTTACGGGCAGAGGGGTAACCAACAGTATATCAATGTGA
- the LOC110603975 gene encoding linoleate 13S-lipoxygenase 3-1, chloroplastic-like isoform X3: protein MARTMRAVDSFMAMDEYFSFPTLSTSGHISHFADFLFLGKKKRSQKMMRKLRTTTVASLIFYNPIVETVAEKSVKLKILAEMTLRNPEIDYWEKMLRFLDNTDSSLKGLVFQLVSTHIDPRTMQANLSNEATLELSKINKTEGKQVSYKLEFQVDSNFGVPGAITVINKYQKELFLESVTIEGIVKFACDSWVQPDKIHPEKRIFFSNKQVYLPCQTPLGLKDLRDMELKQLRGDGKGVRKLSDRIYDYDVYNDLGNPDKGVEYSRPTLGGENCPYPRRCRTGRRPNNSDDNTESPVNEELPIYVPRDEALDESKAKAVDEGKLKGLVKNVIHKLSNVATMKSDCIKDFSEVNSLYKERSLLGVQTPMENWRRLPLPSILSKIPLSITEISKFDPPKGISRAASCCLRDEEFGRLTLRGLNPLSIERLKVFPPVSKLNPSIYGPQESSLREEHIVGYLNGMTVQQAIEEKKLFILDYHDIYLPVLNRTNALGERKAHATRTIFFLNPLGTLKPIAFELSLPPMDKSSPSKQVVTPPVDDTSYWLWQLAKVHVCSNDAGAHQLIHHWLRVHACMEPFIIAAHRHLSVMHPIFKLLKPHMRDTLAINALARKVLVNAEGIIESYFSPGKYCLEITQSVYRDWWRFDLEGLPADLIRRGIAEPDPTQKHGLRLLIEDYPYANDGLLIWSAVETLVRTYVNYYYPEASLVQYDTELQACYNEFINVGHADVSHADWWPKLSTPEDLASFLTTIIWIVTAEHAALNYGQYHYGGFIPHRPPYMRKLVPSKGNGDFLADPQGHFLSSLPSLSETTYFMSVLDILSTHSMDEEYIGYRKDLSTWGGDPEIIEAFYKFSMEIKKIEKEIERRNADPKLSSRCGPGVAAYELLLPSSGPGVTGRGVTNSISM, encoded by the exons ATGGCAAGAACTATGAGAGCTGTGGATTCATTCATGGCGATGGATGAATATTTTTCTTTCCCCACTTTATCAACTTCTGGTCATATTAGCCATTTTGCTGATTTTCTCTTCTTGGGTAAAAAGAAGAGAAGTCAGAAAATGATGAGAAAACTGAGAACTACAACTGTGGCTTCACTTATTTTTTACAATCCCATTGTAGAAACAGTAGCAGAGAAGTCTGTGAAGCTCAAGATCCTAGCAGAGATGACTCTGAGGAATCCTGAAATTGATTATTGGGAGAAAATGCTTCGTTTCTTAGATAACACTGACTCTAGCCTCAAGGGTCTTGTCTTCCAGCTCGTTAGCACCCACATAGATCCAA GGACAATGCAAGCAAACTTAAGCAACGAAGCTACGTTGGAATTGTCGAAAATCAATAAAACTGAAGGCAAACAAGTTTCTTACAAATTAGAATTTCAGGTTGATTCAAACTTCGGTGTACCAGGAGCTATCACAGTGATTAATAAATATCAGAAAGAGCTGTTCTTGGAAAGTGTCACCATTGAAGGAATTGTAAAGTTTGCTTGTGATTCCTGGGTTCAACCAGACAAGATTCATCCTGAGAAAAGAATCTTTTTCTCCAACAAG CAGGTTTATTTACCTTGTCAAACACCACTAGGGCTAAAAGATTTGAGAGACATGGAACTTAAGCAATTAAGAGGGGATGGAAAAGGAGTAAGGAAATTATCAGATAGAATATATGATTATGATGTATACAATGATTTAGGGAATCCTGACAAAGGAGTTGAATATTCTAGACCAACTTTAGGAGGTGAGAATTGCCCATACCCAAGACGGTGTCGTACTGGACGTCGCCCCAATAACTCAG ATGACAACACAGAGTCTCCAGTAAATGAAGAATTGCCAATATACGTTCCGCGAGACGAAGCCCTTGACGAATCGAAAGCTAAAGCAGTAGATGAAGGAAAGTTGAAAGGATTGGTGAAAAATGTGATTCATAAACTAAGTAATGTGGCGACGATGAAGAGTGATTGTATCAAGGATTTTTCAGAAGTAAATTCTCTGTATAAAGAAAGGAGTCTCTTGGGAGTACAGACACcaatggaaaattggagaaggCTTCCATTGCCATCTATTCTCAGCAAGATCCCTCTCTCCATAACTGAAATATCCAAATTTGACCCTCCAAAGGGCATTTCTC GGGCAGCATCTTGTTGCTTGCGAGATGAGGAGTTTGGTCGTTTGACGCTTAGAGGTTTAAACCCTTTAAGCATTGAGAGGCTCAAG GTTTTTCCTCCTGTAAGTAAACTGAATCCCTCCATCTATGGTCCACAAGAATCTTCGCTCAGAGAGGAGCACATCGTCGGTTATCTCAATGGAATGACCGTACAGCAG GCAATAGAAGAGAAAAAGCTGTTCATTCTGGACTATCATGACATCTACCTTCCAGTTTTGAATCGAACAAATGCTCTTGGCGAACGTAAAGCTCATGCAACACGTACAATATTCTTCCTGAATCCATTGGGAACGCTGAAACCTATTGCTTTTGAACTCAGCCTCCCACCGATGGATAAGAGTTCACCGTCAAAGCAAGTTGTCACCCCGCCTGTGGATGACACCAGTTACTGGCTCTGGCAACTAGCCAAAGTCCATGTTTGCTCCAACGATGCTGGTGCCCATCAACTGATTCATCACTG GTTGCGAGTTCATGCATGCATGGAGCCATTTATTATAGCTGCACACAGGCACTTAAGCGTGATGCACCCAATTTTTAAGCTTCTCAAGCCTCACATGAGAGATACATTGGCTATAAATGCACTGGCTCGTAAAGTTCTGGTTAATGCAGAAGGTATCATAGAGTCTTACTTCTCTCCAGGAAAATACTGCCTGGAGATTACTCAATCTGTATACAGAGATTGGTGGCGATTCGACTTGGAGGGCCTTCCTGCTGACCTTATTAGAAG AGGAATAGCAGAGCCTGACCCAACCCAGAAACATGGCTTGAGATTACTTATCGAAGATTACCCATATGCCAACGATGGACTTCTCATATGGTCAGCCGTTGAGACATTGGTTAGAACATATGTGAACTACTATTATCCAGAGGCAAGTTTAGTCCAATATGACACTGAGCTTCAAGCCTGCTATAATGAGTTCATCAACGTAGGCCATGCAGATGTTTCTCATGCCGATTGGTGGCCAAAACTCTCAACTCCAGAGGACCTCGCCTCCTTCCTTACTACCATTATATGGATTGTAACAGCAGAGCACGCAGCATTAAATTATGGGCAATATCATTACGGTGGATTCATCCCACATAGGCCACCATACATGAGAAAGCTGGTGCCCAGTAAAGGCAATGGTGATTTTCTTGCAGACCCACAAGGACATTTCTTGTCTTCATTGCCAAGTCTGTCTGAAACGACATATTTCATGTCTGTGCTTGATATACTGTCCACGCATTCAATGGATGAGGAATATATTGGTTATAGGAAAGATCTTTCAACATGGGGAGGTGACCCTGAGATCATTGAAGCTTTCTACAAATTCTCAATGGAGATAAAGAAGATTGAAAAAGAGATTGAAAGAAGAAACGCTGATCCGAAACTTAGCAGCCGTTGTGGGCCTGGTGTTGCAGCTTATGAACTGCTCTTACCAAGCTCAGGTCCTGGGGTTACGGGCAGAGGGGTAACCAACAGTATATCAATGTGA
- the LOC110603975 gene encoding linoleate 13S-lipoxygenase 3-1, chloroplastic-like isoform X2, with translation MARTMRAVDSFMAMDEYFSFPTLSTSGHISHFADFLFLGKKKRSQKMMRKLRTTTVASLIFYNPIVETVAEKSVKLKILAEMTLRNPEIDYWEKMLRFLDNTDSSLKGLVFQLVSTHIDPRTMQANLSNEATLELSKINKTEGKQVSYKLEFQVDSNFGVPGAITVINKYQKELFLESVTIEGIVKFACDSWVQPDKIHPEKRIFFSNKVYLPCQTPLGLKDLRDMELKQLRGDGKGVRKLSDRIYDYDVYNDLGNPDKGVEYSRPTLGGENCPYPRRCRTGRRPNNSDDNTESPVNEELPIYVPRDEALDESKAKAVDEGKLKGLVKNVIHKLSNVATMKSDCIKDFSEVNSLYKERSLLGVQTPMENWRRLPLPSILSKIPLSITEISKFDPPKGISLSGAASCCLRDEEFGRLTLRGLNPLSIERLKVFPPVSKLNPSIYGPQESSLREEHIVGYLNGMTVQQAIEEKKLFILDYHDIYLPVLNRTNALGERKAHATRTIFFLNPLGTLKPIAFELSLPPMDKSSPSKQVVTPPVDDTSYWLWQLAKVHVCSNDAGAHQLIHHWLRVHACMEPFIIAAHRHLSVMHPIFKLLKPHMRDTLAINALARKVLVNAEGIIESYFSPGKYCLEITQSVYRDWWRFDLEGLPADLIRRGIAEPDPTQKHGLRLLIEDYPYANDGLLIWSAVETLVRTYVNYYYPEASLVQYDTELQACYNEFINVGHADVSHADWWPKLSTPEDLASFLTTIIWIVTAEHAALNYGQYHYGGFIPHRPPYMRKLVPSKGNGDFLADPQGHFLSSLPSLSETTYFMSVLDILSTHSMDEEYIGYRKDLSTWGGDPEIIEAFYKFSMEIKKIEKEIERRNADPKLSSRCGPGVAAYELLLPSSGPGVTGRGVTNSISM, from the exons ATGGCAAGAACTATGAGAGCTGTGGATTCATTCATGGCGATGGATGAATATTTTTCTTTCCCCACTTTATCAACTTCTGGTCATATTAGCCATTTTGCTGATTTTCTCTTCTTGGGTAAAAAGAAGAGAAGTCAGAAAATGATGAGAAAACTGAGAACTACAACTGTGGCTTCACTTATTTTTTACAATCCCATTGTAGAAACAGTAGCAGAGAAGTCTGTGAAGCTCAAGATCCTAGCAGAGATGACTCTGAGGAATCCTGAAATTGATTATTGGGAGAAAATGCTTCGTTTCTTAGATAACACTGACTCTAGCCTCAAGGGTCTTGTCTTCCAGCTCGTTAGCACCCACATAGATCCAA GGACAATGCAAGCAAACTTAAGCAACGAAGCTACGTTGGAATTGTCGAAAATCAATAAAACTGAAGGCAAACAAGTTTCTTACAAATTAGAATTTCAGGTTGATTCAAACTTCGGTGTACCAGGAGCTATCACAGTGATTAATAAATATCAGAAAGAGCTGTTCTTGGAAAGTGTCACCATTGAAGGAATTGTAAAGTTTGCTTGTGATTCCTGGGTTCAACCAGACAAGATTCATCCTGAGAAAAGAATCTTTTTCTCCAACAAG GTTTATTTACCTTGTCAAACACCACTAGGGCTAAAAGATTTGAGAGACATGGAACTTAAGCAATTAAGAGGGGATGGAAAAGGAGTAAGGAAATTATCAGATAGAATATATGATTATGATGTATACAATGATTTAGGGAATCCTGACAAAGGAGTTGAATATTCTAGACCAACTTTAGGAGGTGAGAATTGCCCATACCCAAGACGGTGTCGTACTGGACGTCGCCCCAATAACTCAG ATGACAACACAGAGTCTCCAGTAAATGAAGAATTGCCAATATACGTTCCGCGAGACGAAGCCCTTGACGAATCGAAAGCTAAAGCAGTAGATGAAGGAAAGTTGAAAGGATTGGTGAAAAATGTGATTCATAAACTAAGTAATGTGGCGACGATGAAGAGTGATTGTATCAAGGATTTTTCAGAAGTAAATTCTCTGTATAAAGAAAGGAGTCTCTTGGGAGTACAGACACcaatggaaaattggagaaggCTTCCATTGCCATCTATTCTCAGCAAGATCCCTCTCTCCATAACTGAAATATCCAAATTTGACCCTCCAAAGGGCATTTCTC TTTCAGGGGCAGCATCTTGTTGCTTGCGAGATGAGGAGTTTGGTCGTTTGACGCTTAGAGGTTTAAACCCTTTAAGCATTGAGAGGCTCAAG GTTTTTCCTCCTGTAAGTAAACTGAATCCCTCCATCTATGGTCCACAAGAATCTTCGCTCAGAGAGGAGCACATCGTCGGTTATCTCAATGGAATGACCGTACAGCAG GCAATAGAAGAGAAAAAGCTGTTCATTCTGGACTATCATGACATCTACCTTCCAGTTTTGAATCGAACAAATGCTCTTGGCGAACGTAAAGCTCATGCAACACGTACAATATTCTTCCTGAATCCATTGGGAACGCTGAAACCTATTGCTTTTGAACTCAGCCTCCCACCGATGGATAAGAGTTCACCGTCAAAGCAAGTTGTCACCCCGCCTGTGGATGACACCAGTTACTGGCTCTGGCAACTAGCCAAAGTCCATGTTTGCTCCAACGATGCTGGTGCCCATCAACTGATTCATCACTG GTTGCGAGTTCATGCATGCATGGAGCCATTTATTATAGCTGCACACAGGCACTTAAGCGTGATGCACCCAATTTTTAAGCTTCTCAAGCCTCACATGAGAGATACATTGGCTATAAATGCACTGGCTCGTAAAGTTCTGGTTAATGCAGAAGGTATCATAGAGTCTTACTTCTCTCCAGGAAAATACTGCCTGGAGATTACTCAATCTGTATACAGAGATTGGTGGCGATTCGACTTGGAGGGCCTTCCTGCTGACCTTATTAGAAG AGGAATAGCAGAGCCTGACCCAACCCAGAAACATGGCTTGAGATTACTTATCGAAGATTACCCATATGCCAACGATGGACTTCTCATATGGTCAGCCGTTGAGACATTGGTTAGAACATATGTGAACTACTATTATCCAGAGGCAAGTTTAGTCCAATATGACACTGAGCTTCAAGCCTGCTATAATGAGTTCATCAACGTAGGCCATGCAGATGTTTCTCATGCCGATTGGTGGCCAAAACTCTCAACTCCAGAGGACCTCGCCTCCTTCCTTACTACCATTATATGGATTGTAACAGCAGAGCACGCAGCATTAAATTATGGGCAATATCATTACGGTGGATTCATCCCACATAGGCCACCATACATGAGAAAGCTGGTGCCCAGTAAAGGCAATGGTGATTTTCTTGCAGACCCACAAGGACATTTCTTGTCTTCATTGCCAAGTCTGTCTGAAACGACATATTTCATGTCTGTGCTTGATATACTGTCCACGCATTCAATGGATGAGGAATATATTGGTTATAGGAAAGATCTTTCAACATGGGGAGGTGACCCTGAGATCATTGAAGCTTTCTACAAATTCTCAATGGAGATAAAGAAGATTGAAAAAGAGATTGAAAGAAGAAACGCTGATCCGAAACTTAGCAGCCGTTGTGGGCCTGGTGTTGCAGCTTATGAACTGCTCTTACCAAGCTCAGGTCCTGGGGTTACGGGCAGAGGGGTAACCAACAGTATATCAATGTGA
- the LOC110603975 gene encoding linoleate 13S-lipoxygenase 3-1, chloroplastic-like isoform X4, whose product MARTMRAVDSFMAMDEYFSFPTLSTSGHISHFADFLFLGKKKRSQKMMRKLRTTTVASLIFYNPIVETVAEKSVKLKILAEMTLRNPEIDYWEKMLRFLDNTDSSLKGLVFQLVSTHIDPRTMQANLSNEATLELSKINKTEGKQVSYKLEFQVDSNFGVPGAITVINKYQKELFLESVTIEGIVKFACDSWVQPDKIHPEKRIFFSNKVYLPCQTPLGLKDLRDMELKQLRGDGKGVRKLSDRIYDYDVYNDLGNPDKGVEYSRPTLGGENCPYPRRCRTGRRPNNSDDNTESPVNEELPIYVPRDEALDESKAKAVDEGKLKGLVKNVIHKLSNVATMKSDCIKDFSEVNSLYKERSLLGVQTPMENWRRLPLPSILSKIPLSITEISKFDPPKGISRAASCCLRDEEFGRLTLRGLNPLSIERLKVFPPVSKLNPSIYGPQESSLREEHIVGYLNGMTVQQAIEEKKLFILDYHDIYLPVLNRTNALGERKAHATRTIFFLNPLGTLKPIAFELSLPPMDKSSPSKQVVTPPVDDTSYWLWQLAKVHVCSNDAGAHQLIHHWLRVHACMEPFIIAAHRHLSVMHPIFKLLKPHMRDTLAINALARKVLVNAEGIIESYFSPGKYCLEITQSVYRDWWRFDLEGLPADLIRRGIAEPDPTQKHGLRLLIEDYPYANDGLLIWSAVETLVRTYVNYYYPEASLVQYDTELQACYNEFINVGHADVSHADWWPKLSTPEDLASFLTTIIWIVTAEHAALNYGQYHYGGFIPHRPPYMRKLVPSKGNGDFLADPQGHFLSSLPSLSETTYFMSVLDILSTHSMDEEYIGYRKDLSTWGGDPEIIEAFYKFSMEIKKIEKEIERRNADPKLSSRCGPGVAAYELLLPSSGPGVTGRGVTNSISM is encoded by the exons ATGGCAAGAACTATGAGAGCTGTGGATTCATTCATGGCGATGGATGAATATTTTTCTTTCCCCACTTTATCAACTTCTGGTCATATTAGCCATTTTGCTGATTTTCTCTTCTTGGGTAAAAAGAAGAGAAGTCAGAAAATGATGAGAAAACTGAGAACTACAACTGTGGCTTCACTTATTTTTTACAATCCCATTGTAGAAACAGTAGCAGAGAAGTCTGTGAAGCTCAAGATCCTAGCAGAGATGACTCTGAGGAATCCTGAAATTGATTATTGGGAGAAAATGCTTCGTTTCTTAGATAACACTGACTCTAGCCTCAAGGGTCTTGTCTTCCAGCTCGTTAGCACCCACATAGATCCAA GGACAATGCAAGCAAACTTAAGCAACGAAGCTACGTTGGAATTGTCGAAAATCAATAAAACTGAAGGCAAACAAGTTTCTTACAAATTAGAATTTCAGGTTGATTCAAACTTCGGTGTACCAGGAGCTATCACAGTGATTAATAAATATCAGAAAGAGCTGTTCTTGGAAAGTGTCACCATTGAAGGAATTGTAAAGTTTGCTTGTGATTCCTGGGTTCAACCAGACAAGATTCATCCTGAGAAAAGAATCTTTTTCTCCAACAAG GTTTATTTACCTTGTCAAACACCACTAGGGCTAAAAGATTTGAGAGACATGGAACTTAAGCAATTAAGAGGGGATGGAAAAGGAGTAAGGAAATTATCAGATAGAATATATGATTATGATGTATACAATGATTTAGGGAATCCTGACAAAGGAGTTGAATATTCTAGACCAACTTTAGGAGGTGAGAATTGCCCATACCCAAGACGGTGTCGTACTGGACGTCGCCCCAATAACTCAG ATGACAACACAGAGTCTCCAGTAAATGAAGAATTGCCAATATACGTTCCGCGAGACGAAGCCCTTGACGAATCGAAAGCTAAAGCAGTAGATGAAGGAAAGTTGAAAGGATTGGTGAAAAATGTGATTCATAAACTAAGTAATGTGGCGACGATGAAGAGTGATTGTATCAAGGATTTTTCAGAAGTAAATTCTCTGTATAAAGAAAGGAGTCTCTTGGGAGTACAGACACcaatggaaaattggagaaggCTTCCATTGCCATCTATTCTCAGCAAGATCCCTCTCTCCATAACTGAAATATCCAAATTTGACCCTCCAAAGGGCATTTCTC GGGCAGCATCTTGTTGCTTGCGAGATGAGGAGTTTGGTCGTTTGACGCTTAGAGGTTTAAACCCTTTAAGCATTGAGAGGCTCAAG GTTTTTCCTCCTGTAAGTAAACTGAATCCCTCCATCTATGGTCCACAAGAATCTTCGCTCAGAGAGGAGCACATCGTCGGTTATCTCAATGGAATGACCGTACAGCAG GCAATAGAAGAGAAAAAGCTGTTCATTCTGGACTATCATGACATCTACCTTCCAGTTTTGAATCGAACAAATGCTCTTGGCGAACGTAAAGCTCATGCAACACGTACAATATTCTTCCTGAATCCATTGGGAACGCTGAAACCTATTGCTTTTGAACTCAGCCTCCCACCGATGGATAAGAGTTCACCGTCAAAGCAAGTTGTCACCCCGCCTGTGGATGACACCAGTTACTGGCTCTGGCAACTAGCCAAAGTCCATGTTTGCTCCAACGATGCTGGTGCCCATCAACTGATTCATCACTG GTTGCGAGTTCATGCATGCATGGAGCCATTTATTATAGCTGCACACAGGCACTTAAGCGTGATGCACCCAATTTTTAAGCTTCTCAAGCCTCACATGAGAGATACATTGGCTATAAATGCACTGGCTCGTAAAGTTCTGGTTAATGCAGAAGGTATCATAGAGTCTTACTTCTCTCCAGGAAAATACTGCCTGGAGATTACTCAATCTGTATACAGAGATTGGTGGCGATTCGACTTGGAGGGCCTTCCTGCTGACCTTATTAGAAG AGGAATAGCAGAGCCTGACCCAACCCAGAAACATGGCTTGAGATTACTTATCGAAGATTACCCATATGCCAACGATGGACTTCTCATATGGTCAGCCGTTGAGACATTGGTTAGAACATATGTGAACTACTATTATCCAGAGGCAAGTTTAGTCCAATATGACACTGAGCTTCAAGCCTGCTATAATGAGTTCATCAACGTAGGCCATGCAGATGTTTCTCATGCCGATTGGTGGCCAAAACTCTCAACTCCAGAGGACCTCGCCTCCTTCCTTACTACCATTATATGGATTGTAACAGCAGAGCACGCAGCATTAAATTATGGGCAATATCATTACGGTGGATTCATCCCACATAGGCCACCATACATGAGAAAGCTGGTGCCCAGTAAAGGCAATGGTGATTTTCTTGCAGACCCACAAGGACATTTCTTGTCTTCATTGCCAAGTCTGTCTGAAACGACATATTTCATGTCTGTGCTTGATATACTGTCCACGCATTCAATGGATGAGGAATATATTGGTTATAGGAAAGATCTTTCAACATGGGGAGGTGACCCTGAGATCATTGAAGCTTTCTACAAATTCTCAATGGAGATAAAGAAGATTGAAAAAGAGATTGAAAGAAGAAACGCTGATCCGAAACTTAGCAGCCGTTGTGGGCCTGGTGTTGCAGCTTATGAACTGCTCTTACCAAGCTCAGGTCCTGGGGTTACGGGCAGAGGGGTAACCAACAGTATATCAATGTGA